TGCAGGGAACCGTTCCAATACGTATGGATTGCTTGATGTATGGGCAAAGGAAATCAGTTATGTAAGAATCAGCAGTATCCGTCTGGGCTATACGCTTCCAAAAGAGTTTACGGCACCTATGGGAATCAGCAGTTTGAGACTGAGTGTGGAAGGACGTAACCTATTTGTATTTAGTAATGGATACAAAGGATATTTTGATCCGGAAACGTATGGTAATATTTATGCACAGCCTATTGCTAAATCTGTGACAGTAGGATTTAATGTTTCTTTTTAAAACTTGAAAAAATGAAAAAAATAACAACTATTATAGCATTGGCCATTATCAGTTTTACCTCTGTAGGATGTGACAGATTTTTGGATATTCAGCCAGAAGGAAAAGTAATTCCAACCAATGTTGAAGATTACCGTAAGGTTCTTACCTCAGCGTATGCAAAATATCCTAACCACAAATCTTTGTCAGTTCTTCGTACTGATGAGATAACGATCAACGAAAATATCAGTGATTTCAATGTTTATCGTGAAATTGCGATGTGGAAAGATGCGAATAATGATTCCGCAACGGCAGAATTTCCATGGGTGAGATTTTATTCAGTAATTTTTTACCTGAATCAGATCATTAACGAAGGCGTTAAAACAATGGCAGATTCTCCTGAGAAACAGCAAATTCTTGCAGAAGCCTATGCATTGCGTGCTTATACCTATTTTGATATGGTTAATCTGTATGCAAAACCGTACAATAGTGCTACAGCTTCTACAGACAGAGGTATTCCTATCAATCTTGAAATGGATATTGAAGCTGTATTAAAGCCATCCAGCGTACAGGAAGTTTATAATCTGATTCATGCAGATATGAGTAAGGCAGAAGGTCTTATGGTAGAGCAGAAGCAGACTGCGGGTATCAACTATAGATTCTCTAAAATTGCATTAATGGCTTTACAGGCCAGAACAGCTCTTTATCAAAGTGACTGGAACAAAGCTTTGTATTATGCAGAACAGGCATTAGCTATGAAAGGGGATTTGGTTGACCTGAATACAAGTGCTACTGCACCTCATCATTATATGTCTGTAGAATCTATTATGGCGTTGGATGATGTATTTGACAGTGCAGCACAGAACTTATCTTTTGCCTCTTCTGAACTGATCTCAAAATTTAATAGCAATACAGATAAAAGGTTTAAACTTTCTTTTGAAAAAAATGGAAGTCAGTATAAGATCATCAAAAAAGGA
This Chryseobacterium sp. G0162 DNA region includes the following protein-coding sequences:
- a CDS encoding RagB/SusD family nutrient uptake outer membrane protein; its protein translation is MKKITTIIALAIISFTSVGCDRFLDIQPEGKVIPTNVEDYRKVLTSAYAKYPNHKSLSVLRTDEITINENISDFNVYREIAMWKDANNDSATAEFPWVRFYSVIFYLNQIINEGVKTMADSPEKQQILAEAYALRAYTYFDMVNLYAKPYNSATASTDRGIPINLEMDIEAVLKPSSVQEVYNLIHADMSKAEGLMVEQKQTAGINYRFSKIALMALQARTALYQSDWNKALYYAEQALAMKGDLVDLNTSATAPHHYMSVESIMALDDVFDSAAQNLSFASSELISKFNSNTDKRFKLSFEKNGSQYKIIKKGSSEFKVSFRTTEMYFIKSEALLKLNKLDEAKQTLLKVLKNRYTPEGYTTVQNTITSMNAADFMSFILDERTREFAVEGHRWFDLRRANQKEIKHTINGKDYILQQNDPRYTIEYPMSAKKNNPNL